In Abyssisolibacter fermentans, a single window of DNA contains:
- a CDS encoding aminoacyl-histidine dipeptidase, which translates to MENVLKGLKPEGVFKYFEEISYIPRCSGDEKRISDYLVEFAKKNGLDYTQEDCLNVIIRKPASKGYENAPTVILQGHMDMVCEKNDDVQHNFCKDPLKLVVDGDMIKADGTTLGADNGIAVAYCLALLADETLQHPAIEAFFTIDEERGMTGVMNLNPEDVKGSILINLDSEEEGEFCVSCAGGVNSIVEIKAEYTDVDSKFDGFYKVKIRGLKGGHSGGEIHKGRGNSNKIIGRVLNAFDFDFVLADIKGGAKSNAIPREAEALIGIKNEDKSKLEEAIKQLDSTLKAELSVTDSAVRIELEATEIPSKIFSNDVKNSVIALLTIIINGVQTMSMSIEDLVESSTSLGVVKIENDVIKFVCALRSSVDSLKQYMVTQIAKAAELVGANFRTKSDYPGWEYKEASEIRDLCAKVFEEMYGKQPKIMAIHAGLECGFLKEKLGDIDMISFGPDTFDVHTPDEHVSISSVKRTYEYLLEVLKNIK; encoded by the coding sequence ATGGAAAATGTATTGAAAGGCTTAAAACCGGAGGGCGTTTTTAAGTATTTTGAAGAAATATCGTATATTCCAAGATGCTCTGGTGATGAAAAAAGGATTAGTGATTATTTAGTTGAATTCGCCAAAAAGAATGGATTAGATTATACTCAAGAAGATTGCTTAAATGTAATTATAAGAAAACCTGCTTCAAAAGGTTATGAAAATGCTCCAACAGTTATACTTCAAGGTCATATGGATATGGTATGTGAAAAAAACGACGATGTACAGCATAATTTCTGCAAAGATCCTTTGAAGCTTGTAGTTGATGGAGATATGATTAAAGCGGACGGGACAACTTTAGGAGCAGATAATGGAATAGCTGTAGCTTATTGTTTAGCTCTATTAGCTGATGAAACATTGCAGCACCCAGCAATAGAGGCATTTTTTACTATTGATGAAGAAAGAGGAATGACAGGTGTTATGAATTTAAACCCTGAAGATGTAAAAGGGTCAATACTTATAAATTTAGATTCTGAAGAAGAAGGAGAATTTTGCGTTTCATGTGCTGGAGGAGTAAATAGTATTGTTGAAATAAAAGCAGAATATACAGATGTTGATTCTAAATTTGATGGATTTTATAAAGTCAAAATCAGGGGCTTAAAAGGCGGACATTCAGGAGGCGAGATACATAAAGGAAGAGGAAATTCTAACAAAATAATAGGAAGAGTTTTAAATGCTTTTGATTTCGATTTTGTATTGGCAGATATTAAAGGAGGAGCTAAATCCAATGCGATACCAAGAGAAGCAGAAGCTTTAATAGGTATTAAAAATGAAGATAAATCAAAATTAGAAGAGGCAATTAAGCAATTAGATAGTACTCTAAAGGCTGAATTAAGCGTTACAGATTCTGCTGTTAGAATAGAACTAGAAGCTACAGAAATACCATCAAAAATATTTTCTAACGATGTTAAAAACAGTGTAATAGCTTTACTTACTATAATAATCAATGGCGTACAAACAATGAGCATGTCAATAGAAGATTTGGTAGAAAGCTCTACAAGTTTAGGTGTTGTAAAAATAGAAAATGATGTTATTAAATTTGTATGTGCATTAAGAAGCTCAGTTGATAGCTTAAAACAATATATGGTAACTCAAATAGCGAAAGCAGCAGAATTAGTTGGTGCAAATTTTAGAACTAAATCAGATTATCCAGGCTGGGAGTACAAAGAAGCATCAGAAATAAGGGATTTATGTGCAAAAGTTTTTGAAGAAATGTATGGTAAACAACCTAAGATTATGGCTATACATGCAGGTTTGGAATGTGGATTTTTAAAAGAAAAACTTGGTGACATAGACATGATATCATTTGGGCCAGATACATTTGACGTACACACACCTGATGAACATGTAAGCATATCATCTGTTAAGAGAACTTATGAGTATCTTCTTGAGGTGTTAAAGAATATAAAGTAA
- a CDS encoding DUF1292 domain-containing protein → MTNNCISICVDGKNVDCKIMASFVMKSNEYVILLNEKENEAYAFKVIDDEFKIIDDENELDDVMKILHKGYKH, encoded by the coding sequence ATGACTAATAATTGCATCAGTATATGTGTAGATGGAAAAAATGTTGATTGTAAAATTATGGCATCTTTTGTGATGAAAAGTAATGAATATGTTATACTTTTAAATGAGAAGGAAAATGAAGCTTATGCTTTTAAGGTGATAGATGATGAGTTTAAGATTATTGATGATGAAAATGAATTAGATGACGTTATGAAAATTCTACATAAAGGGTATAAGCATTAA